A genome region from Camarhynchus parvulus chromosome 15, STF_HiC, whole genome shotgun sequence includes the following:
- the LOC115909623 gene encoding LOW QUALITY PROTEIN: immunoglobulin superfamily DCC subclass member 3-like (The sequence of the model RefSeq protein was modified relative to this genomic sequence to represent the inferred CDS: inserted 1 base in 1 codon; deleted 1 base in 1 codon) codes for MNDTRVTGLVEVAAEDAMASVRTWSCWDHTVAWAPPLLTVLXHSSGSLVQAAVTQQPPEMSAKVGETGDTVRITCSGLSSSYPYAGWYQQKVPGSGPVTVICANDKRPSDIPSRFSGSLSGSTNTLTITGVQAEDEAVYFCGSVDGSSGSYGLCPGSSSESSLVSANMGDTTRITTSGGATTMAGISSNYGWYQQKVPGTAPVTVIYNSNNRPSDIPSRFSGSKSGSTATLTITGVQAEDEAVYFCGAADSSSDAAIWGRDDLPAALSLYTVPVLLSSLVQAASLSQPSSVSATVGEYIKITCSGSSYSNYGWYQQKVPGSGPVTVIYQNDKRPSGIPSQFSGSGSGSSNTLTITGVQAEDEAVYFCGGRDSSGAGYSDKEIFK; via the exons ATGAATGACACCAGGGTCACAGGCTTGGTGGAGGTGGCAGCAGAGGATGCAATGGCAAG TGtgaggacatggagctgctgggatcaCACTGTGGCCTGGGCCCCTCCTCTCCTCACGGTGC ACCACAGCTCAG gtTCCCTGGTCCAGGCAGCAGTGACTCAGCAGCCACCTGAGATGTCAGCCAAGGTGGGAGAGACTGGAGACACTGTCAGGATCACCTGCTCTGGGCTTAGCAGTAGCTATCCTTATGCTGGCTGGTATCAGCAGAAGGTCCCTGGCAGTGGCCCTGTCACTGTGATCTGTGCTAATGACAAGAGACCCTCGGACATCCCTTCGCGATTCTCTGGATCCTTGTCCGGCTCCACGAACACGTTAACCATCACTGGGGTCCAAGCTGAGGACGAGGCCGTCTATTTCTGTGGTAGTGTTGACGGCAGCAGTGGCAGCTATGGTCTATG TCCAGGCAGCAGTAGTGAATCATCGTTGGTCTCAGCCAACATGGGAGACACCACCAGGATCACCACCTCGGGTGGC GCGACAACTATGGCTGGTATCAGCAGCAACTATGGCTGGTATCAGCAGAAggtccctggcactgcccctgtcACTGTGATctacaacagcaacaacagacCCTCGGACATCCCTTCGCGATTCTCTGGATCCAAGTCCGGCTCCACGGCCACGTTAACCATCACTGGGGTCCAAGCCGAGGACGAGGCTGTCTatttctgtggtgctgctgacagcagcagtgatgctgc CATTTGGGGAAGGGATgacctccctgcagccctgtccctgtaCACTGTGCCTGTGCTCCTCA gtTCCCTGGTCCAGGCAGCATCCCTGAGTCAGCCATCCTCAGTGTCAGCCACAGTGGGAGAGTACATCAAAATCACCTGCTCTGGGAGTAGCTACAGCAACTATGGCTGGTACCAGCAGAAGGTCCCTGGCAGTGGCCCTGTCACTGTGATCTACCAGAATGACAAGAGACCCTCAGGCATCCCTTCGCAATTCTCCGGATCCGGGTCTGGTTCCTCGAACACGTTAACCATCACTGGGGTCCAAGCTGAGGATGAGGCTGTCTATTTCTGtggtggcagggacagcagtggtGCTGGTTATAGTGACAAGGAGATTTTCAAGTAA
- the LOC115909412 gene encoding immunoglobulin lambda-1 light chain-like: MAWAPLLFVVLAHSTGSLVQAALTQPSEISAKVGETVRITCSGSSYSYGWYQQKVPGTAPVTVIYWNDKRPSDIPSRFSGSKSGSTATLTITGVQAEDEADYYCGSYDSSMCGIFGAGTSLTVEGQPQVAPTVHLFAPSSEEMESQGKATLVCLMENFYPRSVTVEWVGDGNTISTGVETSQPQRQSNNQYMASSYLSLEATKWQSYNSVSCKVRHVAGNVEKTVNRSECY; the protein is encoded by the exons ATGGCCTGGGCCCCTCTTCTCTTCGTGGTGCTCGCCCACAGCACAG gtTCCCTGGTCCAGGCAGCGCTGACTCAGCCATCCGAGATATCGGCCAAGGTGGGAGAGACCGTCAGGATCACCTGCTCTGGTAGCAGCTACAGCTATGGCTGGTACCAGCAGAAggtccctggcactgcccctgtcACTGTGATCTACTGGAATGACAAGAGACCCTCGGACATCCCTTCGCGATTCTCCGGATCCAAGTCCGGCTCCACGGCCACGTTAACCATCACTGGGGTCCAAGCCGAGGACGAGGCTGACTATTACTGTGGTAGCTATGACAGCAGCA tgtgtggTATATTCGGGGCCGGGACGAGTTTGACCGTCGAAG GCCAGCCCCAGGTCGCTCCCACCGTGCACCTCTTCGCGCCATCCTCCGAGGAGATGGAGTCACAGGGCAAAGCCACCCTGGTGTGCCTGATGGAGAACTTCTACCCACGCAGTGTGACGGTGGAATGGGTGGGTGACGGCAACACCATCTCCACTGGCGTGGAGACCAGCCAGCCCCAGAGGCAGAGCAACAACCAGTACATGGCCAGCAGTTACCTGTCGCTGGAGGCCACCAAGTGGCAGAGTTACAATTCTGTCTCGTGCAAGGTCAGGCACGTGGCTGGAAACGTGGAGAAGACCGTGAACAGATCCGAGTGCTACTAA
- the LOC115909624 gene encoding Ig kappa chain V19-17-like, translating to MRLTISMVAGTAVVLGMSNGEASWSSQSSSVPSNLGQTVWAICSGSNSGYGWYQQKVPGSAPVTVIYWDDLKTLRYSFTILWFCVWLQRVTGVQAEGKADYYCGSFDSSSADLMVTTVPQASKILSVKKPGFGASFHSTRSSNNAYGWYQQKVPGTAPVTVIYAGNSRPSDIPSRFSASTSGSSNTLTITGVQAEDEAVYFCGGEDSSSSA from the exons ATGAGGCTGACTATTTCTATGGTAGCTGGGACAGCAGTGGTACTGGGGATGAGTAATGGGGAA GCTTCCTGGTCCAGTCAGTCATCCTCGGTGCCATCCAACCTGGGACAAACTGTCTGGGCTATATGCTCTGGGAGCAACAGTGGCTATGGCTGGTACCAGCAGaaggtccctggcagtgcccctgtCACTGTGATCTACTGGGATGACCTAAAGACCCTCAGATATTCCTTCACAATTCTCTGGTTTTGTGTCTGGCTCCAGAGGGTCACTGGTGTTCAAGCTGAGGGCAAGGCCGACTACTACTGTGGTAGCtttgacagcagcagtgctgatcTCATGGTGACAACTGTCCCACAGGCAAGCAAGATCTTGAGTGTCAAAAAGCCTGGTTTTGGTGCCTCATTCCACTCCACCAG gagcagcaacaATGCTTATGGCTGGTACCAGCAGAAggtccctggcactgcccctgtcACTGTGATCTATGCTGGTAACAGCAGACCCTCGGACATCCCTTCGCGATTCTCCGCATCCACATCCGGCTCCTCGAACACGTTAACCATCACTGGGGTCCAAGCCGAGGACGAGGCTGTCTATTTCTGTGGTGgtgaggacagcagcagcagtgcttaG